The following proteins are encoded in a genomic region of Coffea eugenioides isolate CCC68of chromosome 6, Ceug_1.0, whole genome shotgun sequence:
- the LOC113775936 gene encoding gamma-interferon-responsive lysosomal thiol protein-like translates to MASQKRTFGFVIFASLFIVLAVNQSAAAVAASPPLDQGSRSSSITFRGGRIRNSSVAAASGYPDEEEDDDDVVVLSLYYESLCPYCANFIVNQLVKVFQTDLASIVQLRLVPWGNTQITPNNAWVCQHGPDECKLNMVEACAIYAWPNPRTHYQIIYCIEQLRLNNRWQSCFPTLGLTSTPISNCLSTGLAVKLERGYADETARLNPPHRFVPWVLVNNLPLREDYQNFVSYICKAYRGRLTPQACKSYKLEVNSVNMVNPIQACFPENATSGIQFDPSGPSLEQPGTYN, encoded by the exons ATGGCATCTCAGAAACGAACATTCGGATTTGTTATCTTTGCAAGTCTCTTCATTGTTTTGGCGGTCAATCAATCCGCTGCTGCTGTAGCAGCTTCCCCGCCTTTAGATCAGGGTAGCAGAAGTAGCAGCATTACTTTCCGCGGCGGAAGGATCAGGAATTCTTCTGTAGCGGCCGCCAGTGGCTATcctgatgaagaagaagatgatgatgacgTCGTGGTGCTGTCCCTGTACTACGAGTCTCTGTGCCCATACTGCGCAAACTTTATAGTGAATCAACTGGTGAAGGTGTTTCAAACAGATCTCGCCTCCATCGTTCAACTCAGGCTTGTCCCTTGGGGTAACACCCAAATTACACCAAATAACGCATGGGTTTGCCAG CACGGTCCCGATGAATGTAAACTCAACATGGTGGAAGCCTGTGCTATCTACGCTTGGCCTAATCCG AGAACGCATTACCAGATTATATATTGCATAGAGCAGCTGCGGTTAAACAACAGATGGCAATCTTGTTTTCCGACGCTGGGACTGACTTCGACGCCTATTTCGAATTGTCTCAGCACAGGACTGGCAGTTAAG CTTGAACGAGGGTATGCTGATGAAACTGCTCGTCTTAATCCCCCTCACAGATTCGTGCCATGGGTGCTTGTGAATAATTTACCCCTTCGAGAA GACTACCAGAATTTCGTGTCCTACATCTGCAAAGCTTACCGGGGTAGACTGACACCCCAAGCCTGCAAATCATACAAGCTGGAGGTCAACTCAGTTAATATGGTGAATCCCATCCAGGCATGCTTTCCAGAGAATGCTACAAGCGGGATACAATTCGATCCTTCAGGACCTTCACTTGAACAGCCAGGAACATACAATTAA
- the LOC113775595 gene encoding uncharacterized protein At5g01610-like yields MDQILNKVGSYWLGQKANKEFSSVGDDINSMSSSIEGGAKWLVNKIKGKMQKPLPELLKEYDIAVGIFPRDATNYEFNEETRKLTVFIPSVCEVGYKDSSVLRFSTVVTGYLEKGKFVDIEGMKTKVLIWVKVTAIATEGSKLHFTAGMKKTRSRDAYEVLRDGVGVDKF; encoded by the exons ATGGATCAGATTCTGAACAAAGTTGGTTCGTACTGGTTAGGCCAGAAAGCCAACAAGGAGTTCAGCTCCGTCGGCGATGACATCAAC TCAATGTCAAGCAGCATCGAAGGGGGAGCGAAATGGTTGGTGAACAAGATTAAAG GGAAAATGCAAAAACCATTGCCGGAATTACTGAAGGAATATGATATTGCAGTAGGTATTTTCCCTCGTGATGCGACCAACTATGAATTTAATGAGGAGACACGAAAGCTTACGGTCTTCATACCCTCTGTCTGTGAAGTGGGTTATAAAGATTCCTCGGTCTTGCGTTTCTCCACGGTTGTAACTGGATATCTAGAGAAGGGAAAGTTTGTCGATATAGAAGGAATGAAAACTAAGGTGCTCATTTGGGtgaaagtgactgccattgcaACTGAAGGATCGAAGCTTCATTTTACTGCTGGGATGAAGAAAACCAGAAGCAGAGATGCCTATGAGGTTCTTAGAGATGGAGTCGGAGTAGACAAGTTCTAA
- the LOC113772901 gene encoding 40S ribosomal protein S4-1: MARGLKKHLKRLNAPKHWMLDKLGGAFAPKPSSGPHKSRECLPLILILRNRLKYALTYREVISILMQRHILVDGKVRTDKTYPSGFMDVVSIPKTNENFRLLYDTKGRFRLHSIRDEEAKFKLCKVRSVQFGQKGIPYLNTYDGRTIRYPDPLIKANDTIKLDLENNKITDFIKFDVGNVVMVTGGRNRGRVGVIKNREKHKGSFETIHVQDATGHEFATRLGNVFIIGKGAKPWVSLPKGKGIKLSVIEEQRKRIAAQAATTA, from the exons ATG GCTCGAGGTTTGAAGAAGCACTTGAAGAGGCTCAATGCCCCAAAACACTGGATGTTGGACAAGCTTGGTGGTGCTTTT GCACCGAAGCCCTCATCAGGGCCACACAAATCTAGGGAGTGCTTGCCTCTGATTCTCATTCTGCGTAACAGGCTGAAGTATGCCCTCACATATCGTGAAGTCATTTCTATCTTGATGCAACGCCATATTCTTGTTGATGGCAAAGTTAGGACTGACAAAACATACCCTTCTGGTTTCATGG ATGTTGTATCTATCCCGAAGACCAATGAGAATTTCCGTCTGCTATATGATACAAAGGGTCGATTCCGACTTCACTCCATCAGGGATGAGGAGGCAAAG TTTAAGCTGTGTAAGGTTCGATCAGTACAGTTTGGACAGAAGGGCATTCCATACCTGAATACCTATGATGGTCGTACCATTCGTTACCCAGACCCACTCATCAAGGCCAATGACACCATCAAACTTGACCTGGAGAACAACAAGATTACTGATTTCATCAAGTTCGATGTTGGGAATGTTGTCATGGTGACTGGGGGAAGGAACAGAGGTCGTGTTGGAGTGATCAAGAATAGAGAGAAACATAAGGGAAGCTTTGAGACCATCCATGTCCAAGATGCCACAGGTCACGAGTTTGCTACTCGTCTGGGTAATGTCTTCATCATTGGAAAAGGTGCAAAACCCTGGGTGTCTCTTCCAAAGGGCAAAGGTATCAAGTTGTCAGTTATAGAGGAACAAAGGAAGAGGATTGCTGCCCAGGCGGCTACTACTGCCTAA
- the LOC113774545 gene encoding ferritin-1, chloroplastic-like, giving the protein MLLQAAISSPTYSLQRAGATAHPLLLSNNSATTGTTTANFLSSSSLSADSAGGRPTSVVLQTNRQKGGFRTFASDEKTSTLSLTGVVFQPFEEIKNDEFLVPLSPSVSLARQRFSHECEAAINEQINAEYCVSYAYHAMYAYFDRDNIALKGLAKFFKESSEEEREHAEKLMKYQNIRGGRVTLLPLKEPKSEFDHVEKGDALYAMEVALCLEKLINAKLLEVHSVADRNNDPQMQDFIESEFLGEQVEAIKKISDYITQLRMVGKGHGVWHFNQKLLHHEGEGDDGVF; this is encoded by the exons ATGCTTCTTCAAGCAGCTATTTCTTCTCCAACTTATTCCTTGCAACGGGCAGGCGCTACTGCTCATCCCTTGTTGTTGAGCAACAACTCAGCCACCACTGGCACTACTACTGCTAACTTCTTATCTTCTTCTTCGTTATCGGCCGACTCTGCAGGCGGCCGCCCAACCAGTGTCGTTTTGCAGACTAATCGCCAGAAAGGAGGCTTCAGGACCTTTGCTTCAGATGAAAAGACCAGCACCTTGTCACTCACGGGAGTGGTTTTTCAGCCCTTTGAAGAGATTAAGAATGACGAATTCTTGGTCCCATTGTCCCCCAGTGTTTCACTTGCCCGTCAGAGATTCTCCCACGAGTGTGAGGCGGCAATCAATGAGCAGATCAA TGCGGAATACTGTGTGTCCTACGCGTATCACGCCATGTATGCATACTTCGACAGGGACAATATTGCTCTTAAAGGCCTAGCCAA ATTTTTCAAGGAGTCCagtgaagaagaaagagaacaTGCGGAGAAGCTGATGAAATATCAG AACATACGAGGAGGGAGAGTGACATTACTTCCTCTGAAGGAACCCAAATCAGAGTTCGATCACGTGGAGAAGGGCGATGCACTGTATG CTATGGAAGTAGCTTTGTGCTTGGAGAAATTGATAAATGCGAAGCTTCTGGAAGTGCACAGC GTGGCTGATCGGAATAATGATCCTCAGATGCAAGACTTTATAGAGAGCGAATTCCTGGGGGAGCAG GTTGAAGCTATCAAGAAAATTTCAGATTATATCACTCAGTTGAGGATGGTCGGAAAAGGACACG GCGTGTGGCACTTTAATCAGAAGCTTCTGCACCACGAGGGGGAGGGCGACGACGGCGTCTTTTAG
- the LOC113774939 gene encoding protein TIC 56, chloroplastic — protein sequence MASLNFDFNPFNGDNWFKKPINLVSLFENLNPFKPQASTPNFAALSFKPSPKKPKNEAANPGKYEQMLDQFYWECENLPDYRHTPEVERLLNEDPVFEKLENPTPEELAENAKRWEEFRASPVVQFLARAEEIANKINELELKENSTPYRKEDRKLWKAVPNVLGLDGRPMPRKAIKTKRESDDKFWDFARQFFFGLWRFRQRPYPPGRPIDVAQAIGYKRLERRYYDFIMRSSGWYYKDRLGRTRGPMELIQLKTAWGAGIIDKHTFIWGDDMDEWAPIGMVYGLERAIATWEVRFGAAATAALHKLQKGMPPWAPLKGHEQKTYKQLQEEAYESKRRDLAVLEANEGVWPGVRIPSHALFLWASGSELTSVLEADHMPNKFIPKDLRYQLAKVIPGLRPWEVLSVEQAMDQITYGGEWYREPLGSYTTGPPYIQEWNKDVRTLFDIFHNLSVQVYNKLERTIPGFSTVMERVQAESIEREEKRREKREAEKRAEKEKSFGRVEGDL from the exons ATGGCCTCACTCAACTTCGACTTTAACCCATTCAACGGCGACAACTGGTTCAAGAAACCCATCAATCTTGTCTCGCTCTTTGAAAACCTGAATCCCTTTAAACCCCAAGCCAGCACCCCAAATTTTGCAGCCTTATCTTTTAAGCCCTCTCCCAAAAAACCCAAAAATGAAGCCGCAAACCCCGGAAAATACGAGCAAATGCTAGACCAGTTCTACTGGGAGTGCGAGAATTTGCCGGATTATAGGCACACCCCTGAGGTTGAGAGGCTCCTAAATGAAGACCCCGTTTTTGAGAAGCTGGAAAACCCCACGCCCGAAGAGCTTGCGGAGAATGCCAAGCGGTGGGAAGAGTTTCGGGCCAGCCCGGTGGTCCAGTTCTTGGCCCGCGCTGAGGAAATTGCTAACAAAATCAACGAACTTGAGCTTAAAGAGAACTCCACCCCTTACAGAAAGGAAGACAGGAAACTGTGGAAG GCAGTCCCTAATGTACTTGGATTGGATGGGAGGCCAATGCCTAGGAAAGCAATCAAGACAAAGAGGGAATCTGATGATAAATTTTGGGATTTCGCTAGGCAGTTCTTCTTTGGTCTCTGGCGTTTCCGTCAAAGGCCATATCCACCAGGGAGACCGATTGATGTTGCTCAAGCTATCGGATACAAGAGGCTTGAAAGACGCTATTATGACT TTATCATGAGAAGTAGTGGTTGGTACTACAAGGATAGATTAGGCCGAACAAGAGGGCCTATGGAGTTGATCCAGCTTAAGACTGCATGGGGGGCTGGAATTATTGACAAACACACCTTCATTTGGGGCGATGACATGGATGAATGGGCACCAATTGGCATGGTTTATGGTCTTGAACGAGCAATTGCCACTTGGGAAG TTAGATTTGGTGCTGCTGCAACAGCTGCCCTTCACAAGTTACAAAAAGGCATGCCCCCTTGGGCACCTCTGAAGGGGCATGAACAAAAAACGTACAAGCAGCTCCAAGAAGAAGCTTATGAAAGCAAAAGACGTGATTTAGCTGTGCTGGAAGCTAATGAAGGTGTTTGGCCTGGTGTAAGGATACCTAGTCATGCCTTGTTTCTATGGGCTAGTGGCTCTGAGCTGACGTCAGTTTTGGAAGCTGACCACATGCCCAATAAGTTTATCCCCAAGGATCTCAG GTATCAATTAGCAAAAGTAATTCCTGGGTTGAGACCATGGGAGGTTCTTAGTGTTGAGCAAGCCATGGATCAGATTACATATGGTGGGGAGTGGTACCGTGAACCTCTTGGTTCATACACAACTGGCCCCCCATACATTCAAGAGTGGAACAAGGATGTCAGG ACGCTATTTGACATTTTCCACAACCTTAGTGTCCAAGTGTACAACAAGCTGGAGAGGACAATTCCAGGTTTTAGTACTGTTATGGAGAGAGTTCAAGCAGAATCTATcgaaagagaggagaaaaggaGGGAGAAGAGAGAAGCAGAGAAGAGGGCTGAGAAAGAAAAGTCATTTGGTCGAGTAGAAGGAGATCTGTAG
- the LOC113775331 gene encoding mitoferrin-like, producing MAATTTKTDGTPKFHPAASDFRPENISVSQPPIHDGLQFWQFMVAGSVAGSVEHMAMFPIDTLKTRMQAIGSSSSACKTAAPSKKLGQSFVSIMRAEGLGGFYRGIAAMGLGAGPAHALYFSVYELCKKHLSANNPNNSVAHALSGVFATVASDAVMTPMDVVKQRLQLSGSPYKGFGDCVKRVLLEEGVGAFYASYRTTVVMNAPFTAVHFATYEAAKRALMEVSPQNYVRDDEETLLLHATAGAAAGALAAAVTTPLDVVKTQLQCQGVCGCDRFSSGSITDVVQAIVKKEGYGGLMRGWIPRMLFHAPAAAICWSTYEAVKSFFHTRNGSEDG from the exons ATGGCCGCAACCACCACCAAGACGGATGGCACCCCGAAATTCCACCCTGCAGCCTCAGATTTCCGTCCAGAAAATATCTCCGTCTCCCAACCACCAATCCATGATGGCCTCCAATTCTGGCAGTTTATGGTCGCTGGTTCGGTCGCTGGCTCCGTGGAGCACATGGCAATGTTCCCAATCGACACCCTCAAAACCCGCATGCAGGCGATTGGGTCCTCCTCCTCCGCATGCAAAACCGCCGCACCCTCGAAGAAACTCGGCCAATCCTTTGTTTCCATTATGAGAGCAGAAGGCCTGGGTGGGTTCTATCGTGGGATTGCTGCAATGGGACTGGGGGCTGGACCTGCCCATGCATTGTATTTCTCTGTGTACGAGCTGTGCAAGAAGCATCTATCCGCCAACAATCCAAACAACTCCGTCGCACACGCCCTTTCCGGAGTGTTTGCTACCGTGGCCAGCGATGCCGTGATGACGCCAATGGACGTGGTGAAGCAAAGACTGCAGTTGAGCGGGAGTCCTTACAAGGGATTCGGAGATTGTGTGAAGAGGGTGCTGTTAGAAGAGGGGGTCGGGGCCTTCTACGCTAGTTATCGGACCACCGTGGTCATGAATGCACCTTTCACTGCGGTTCATTTCGCAACTTATGAGGCTGCAAAAAGGGCTCTGATGGAGGTATCGCCTCAAAATTACGTGCGGGATGATGAAGAAACTCTGCTGCTGCATGCTACTGCAGGTGCTGCCGCCGGAGCATTGGCTGCTGCAGTTACTACTCCTCTTGATGTTGTCAAAACTCAGTTGCAGTGTCAG GGTGTTTGTGGCTGCGATCGGTTCTCGAGTGGCTCGATCACGGATGTGGTTCAGGCGATCGTGAAAAAAGAGGGTTATGGGGGGCTTATGCGGGGTTGGATCCCCAGAATGCTGTTCCATGCACCGGCCGCGGCTATCTGCTGGTCTACCTATGAAGCTGTCAAAAGCTTTTTCCACACTAGAAATGGCTCCGAGGATGGCTGA
- the LOC113775810 gene encoding protein trichome birefringence-like 34, with protein sequence MTKKHQVIISTSPAAGILWDVRCSFQSLIALLVLALVGGAVYLTAQSGHLLADDRTSSSTSNSSPPPPPPSASTNDSPPSKCNLFSGKWVYDNHSYPLYKEKQCTFMSDQLACEKFGRKDLTYQNWRWQPHHCDLPRFNATALLERLRNKRLVFVGDSLNRGQWVSMVCLVETSMPSSSPKSMISNGSLTTFKATDYNASIEFYWAPLLVESNSDNPVNHRLPDRIVRAHAIEKHARHWTDAHILVFNSYLWWKQPKMNTLWGSFGNSDGIYKDVEMLRSYEMALKTWADWLEIHINRTKTQLFFISMSPTHQRAEEWGESAGENCYSETEMIGKDEYQGNGSNPEMMRKVEAAINDLKSRGLTVRLINITQLSEYRKEGHPSIYRKQWELLTQRQISKPSAYADCIHWCLPGVPDVWNQLLYAYIFNSSSHNTF encoded by the exons ATGACGAAGAAGCACCAAGTAATAATAAGTACTTCCCCTGCTGCAGGAATATTATGGGATGTAAGGTGCAGCTTCCAATCTCTCATAGCCCTTCTTGTTCTTGCCTTAGTGGGCGGGGCCGTTTATTTGACAGCACAAAGTGGACACTTGTTAGCAGACGACCGTACTAGTAGTAGCACTAGTAATAGTagtcctcctcctcctcctccttccgCAAGTACCAATGACTCACCGCCTTCAAAATGCAACTTGTTTTCAGGAAAATGGGTGTACGACAACCACTCGTACCCTCTCTACAAAGAGAAGCAATGCACTTTCATGTCCGACCAGTTAGCTTGTGAGAAATTTGGACGAAAGGACCTAACCTACCAAAACTGGAGATGGCAGCCTCACCACTGTGACCTCCCGAG GTTCAATGCCACAGCACTGCTAGAGAGACTGAGGAACAAAAGGCTTGTGTTCGTTGGGGATTCTCTGAACAGGGGCCAATGGGTATCTATGGTCTGTCTCGTCGAGACATCCATGCCTTCATCATCTCCAAAATCTATGATCAGTAACGGTTCCTTGACCACCTTCAAGGCCACA GATTACAATGCATCAATTGAGTTCTACTGGGCGCCATTGCTGGTGGAATCGAATTCGGATAATCCAGTGAACCATCGTCTACCAGACCGTATAGTCAGAGCCCACGCCATTGAAAAACACGCCAGGCACTGGACCGATGCTCACATACTCGTCTTTAACTCGTATCTTTGGTGGAAGCAGCCCAAGATGAATACAtt ATGGGGTTCATTTGGAAATTCCGATGGCATCTACAAAGATGTAGAGATGCTCCGCAGCTACGAAATGGCACTCAAGACATGGGCCGATTGGTTGGAAATCCACATTAACCGCACGAAGACCCAATTGTTCTTCATTAGCATGTCCCCCACTCATCAAAG GGCTGAAGAATGGGGCGAGTCTGCGGGTGAAAATTGTTACTCGGAGACGGAGATGATCGGGAAAGATGAGTATCAGGGTAATGGATCGAATCCGGAGATGATGCGAAAGGTGGAAGCCGCCATCAACGACCTTAAAAGCAGAGGCCTGACCGTCCGACTGATAAACATCACGCAACTATCGGAATATCGAAAAGAAGGCCACCCTTCCATCTACAGAAAACAATGGGAGCTTCTCACCCAGCGCCAAATTTCTAAACCCTCCGCTTATGCAGATTGTATACATTGGTGTCTCCCTGGAGTTCCTGACGTTTGGAATCAACTCCTCTACGCTTACATCTTTAATTCATCATCCCACAACACATTCTGA
- the LOC113775610 gene encoding uncharacterized protein LOC113775610, which translates to MEDVVDEIQNTVSPDDKRSSLVGEPAAGIGAEQRVEQVRDEAEEIQGEKERPMGLINNSISTIGSVTGGDDEEKNGSGGLSGEERNIEEEKESGGPINHLISNLVSPILSPRVREFSNKRKADEFESESKQEDKRGDGLPSKSVEEFGGSSGGDGGICKGLISNIFHQDQDPGVIGGEERKVKDVNQGAEQVKSERGGGLAESLVSSLPTPLAEDAAPATDEASILIHSIVHE; encoded by the exons ATGGAGGATGTCGTGGATGAGATTCAGAATACAGTTTCCCCTGATGATAAGAGAAGCTCGTTAGTTGGTGAGCCGGCGGCTGGTATAGGAGCAGAGCAAAGAGTTGAACAAGTAAGGGACGAGGCTGAAGAAATACAAGGTGAAAAAGAGAGGCCGATGGGTCTCATTAACAACTCGATTTCTACCATAGGCTCTGTAACTGGAGGAGACGATGAGGAGAAGAATGGATCAGGTGGGTTATCTGGTGAAGAAAGGAATATAGAGGAAGAGAAAGAATCAGGTGGGCCCATAAATCATCTCATCTCCAACTTGGTTTCACCCATATTGAGCCCCAGGGTGAGAGAGTTTAGCAACAAGAGGAAAGCTGATGAGTTTGAATCTGAATCGAAACAAGAGGACAAAAGGGGTGATGGATTGCCTTCAAAATCAGTGGAGGAATTTGGTGGCAGCAGCGGTGGCGATGGAGGGATATGCAAGGGTTTGATTTCCAATATTTTCCATCAAGACCAAGACCCAGGCGTCATAGGAGGAGAAGAAAGGAAAGTTAAGGATGTTAATCAGGGTGCTGAGCAAGTGAAGTCAGAAAGAGGAGGTGGGCTCGCGGAAAGCCTAGTTTCAAGCTTGCCAACCCCTCTTGCAG AGGATGCAGCCCCGGCTACGGATGAGGCCTCCATTCTCATTCATTCCATTGTGCACGAATAA
- the LOC113775811 gene encoding uncharacterized protein LOC113775811: MEKEEKAALNRRKWPAGKLNLNAPLLSTRRTIGVNRLEDVQNANSVRISWDKFERIPFSWEQTPGKPKERGEESDGENAEEIIPPPKPPPGCRWLPTEEEADPKRDSCEGEAERGHDYDDGCEGDVEDDGGVGAHEDWKGGDGVSSNELDIFSLAQSVETVDTWKELRRKFGIENGGMEEGIGCHSPSFMIQRFLPDAKALAAAASSSSTSLKKDLINSDDEKRKKHPKSSSGAGRRRASGAIRTATQSWSYSSWKGCGLDILLPWRMKPRPCGCGVKGGPAMALATSRPQWSGSSRK, encoded by the coding sequence atggaaaaagaagaaaaagcagCCCTGAATAGGAGGAAGTGGCCTGCAGGAAAGCTGAACTTAAATGCCCCACTTCTATCGACGAGGCGAACTATTGGTGTCAACAGACTGGAGGATGTGCAAAATGCAAATTCGGTTCGCATTTCTTGGGATAAATTCGAGAGGATACCTTTCTCTTGGGAGCAAACCCCTGGCAAGCCCAAGGAGAGGGGTGAAGAAAGCGACGGCGAGAACGCTGAAGAAATAATACCCCCTCCAAAACCACCGCCGGGCTGCCGATGGCTTCCAACAGAGGAAGAAGCCGATCCCAAGCGCGATTCATGTGAAGGTGAAGCGGAGCGGGGGCATGATTATGATGATGGTTGCGAGGGGGACGTGGAGGATGACGGTGGAGTAGGGGCCCACGAAGATTGGAAGGGCGGTGATGGCGTTTCGTCGAACGAGCTGGACATATTCTCGTTAGCCCAGTCGGTCGAGACGGTTGACACCTGGAAAGAACTGAGGAGGAAATTTGGGATTGAAAATGGGGGTATGGAGGAAGGCATAGGCTGTCATTCGCCCAGTTTTATGATCCAGCGATTTTTGCCGGACGCCAAAGCATTGGCTGCTGCggcatcatcatcatcaaccaGCCTGAAGAAGGACCTAATTAATTCAGATGATGAGAAGAGGAAGAAGCATCCTAAATCAAGCAGCGGTGCCGGCAGAAGGAGAGCTTCCGGAGCTATTAGGACTGCGACGCAATCGTGGTCATATTCGTCCTGGAAGGGCTGCGGCCTGGATATTTTGTTGCCTTGGCGAATGAAACCCAGGCCATGCGGGTGTGGGGTGAAGGGTGGACCGGCCATGGCACTGGCAACATCTAGACCTCAGTGGAGCGGCAGCAGCAGAAAATAG